The sequence AAGACTGACCGGGTCGCGCTGGGCGAGCGCGAGATGCTGAAGCCAACCTTCTGGTGGATGGTGGCCATACTGGCGCCAATCGGGCTCTATTCGCTCTATGAGGTGTGGAACACGGCCATCAGCACCGGCGGGGCCTATACCAACATCATTCGCGATTACCGTACCGGCAAGGCCTACAATGTCGGCACCAGCGGCTATCTGATCGAAGCGCAGCTGGTGCTGGCGGGGATTACAGTGATCCTCGCCTGGCTGATGCGTTTCCGGCTGATCTGGCTGGCACCCTTTGCGCTTTTCGCGCTCTACCGGCTCGGGCTGGGCGGGCGCGGGCCGTTCATCACCGCGCTGATCTCTGTTGGCCTGTTTTATCTTTATGACCGGCAGCGCAAGAACCTGCCGGTCTGGATCTTCATCGCCGCGCCGGTCCTACTCGGGGTGTTCACCACGGTCGGCAACGATCGCGGCGAATCGATCCGCCGGGTGATCGGCGATGACCAGTCGTCAGAAGTGTTCGGCCAAACCCGCGAAGAGCGGTTCCTGGAAGGCATGGATTTCGGCAATCTCGAATACATGGAGTACCTGGTCTACGTGGTGCCGCAACGATCGGGCACCTATGGCTACTTCAACGGCGTGGCCCAGCTGTTCACCGAGCCGGTGCCGCGGGCAATCTGGCCGGATAAGCCGAACGGGGCCCCGTTCGAACGGATCAATATGTTCGATTATGGTCTGCCGGTGGGCATGACCCGGTCCTTGCCCGGCGAAGGCTGGTTCTCGCTGGGCTGGCTGGGCGTGGTCATCTGGTGCGGCTTCTGGGGCTGGGCGCTGGGGGTGATCTACCGACGCTTCGCCGAAGGCGAGCAAAGCGCATTTCAGGTTTCGGCCTACCTGGTGTTTCTGCCGGTGCTGATCGTGGCCTTTCGCGACGGGCAGATCGTCACCGTGTTCCGGCAGTGCCTGTTCTACCTGGCGCCAGTCGTGCTGTGGCATTTTGCCGCCCGCGGCGTAGGCGTACCGCCGCTGGCCAAGATCCGGGCCGGTCTGGCGGCAAAGGCTGCGGCAAGGACGACGGGCGAGTTGGCGGCGCTGACCGGTACCGGGCCGGCTGACTGGAACGGCTTGCCGCCGGCTGTCCGCCGCCGCCGCGCGGCGCTGCACAAGTCGACCGGTCCGGACGCTTAGGCAAGGCCCATTTCGGCGAGCAGGGCGGCTATGTTCGCGCGGTAACGGGCGAAGGTATAGCCTTGCGCCGCAGTTTGGGCGGCCGCTCGCCAGCGGTTGACCAGGTCGCGGTCGTCCAGCGCCTGAAGCAGCGCCGCGTGGAGGCTTGGTGTGTCGATCCGGTCCAGCACCAGGCCGGTTTCCGGACCAGCGCCATTCCCGCTGGCACGGGTCTGGATAATCCCGAGCCCCGAAGCGAGCGCTTCGAGCAGGGTCAGCGCCGATCCCTCAAAATAGCTCGGGAAGACCAGCAGATGGTGCTGCGCCATGATCGCGGGAACCTGGTGCCGGGCCACCTGCGGAATGTAGGTTATGCGATCGGCATAGCGCGCGAACACCTGACGGGGCACCCGCAGGTCGCCGACCATGGTCAGGGTCGCAGCACCTGGCGGCAGCATCGCGAAGGCCTCGAGCAGGTGATGCACACCCTTGCGCGGGCTGAGCTGGCCTACGAACAGCAGGCGCAGCGGTTCATCCGGCCTGAGCGGCTGGGGTGCGGGCTGAGACGCAAACAGCCGCTCGTCATAGCAATAGGGCAGAACCCGAAGTTTGGCGGCCTGGCCGGGAGCGTGCTGGCGGATCGTTGCCGCGGCCGCCTCGGAACCGACGAGGATCGCATCGGCCAGTTCATACTCCTGCTGGTCTGCCGCGATGTGACTTGCGGAATAGCCGCGCTCGCTGGGCAGAAACCATTCGCCATAGCGATCCTGCAAGCCATCCATGGCAGCATTGAACACCCTGAAATCGCCGATCGTCCGATCGAGGATGCAGGTCCGCCCATGCAGCTTCGCAAGCTCGAACGGGCGGCTCGAGCTGCCGTTGTAGCCCCACAGTGCAAAGGGCTTGTCGGCGCTGATCGCGGCGGCGATCTGGGCAACGAAGCGGCGATTGCCGAATGCATCAATCCGCTGGGCAAGCAAGCGCCAGCCGGCGCGGTTGGCGATGCGTTCGAACCATTCCGCCAGCCCCCCGGTCCGTACCAGTGCGGGATCGAGTCCCGGATGCGCAAACCGGCCAAATTCGGCCCGCAGCCGCGCCGCCAGCGGCTCTGGCGCAATGCGCTCCAATCGGTAGGGCCAGCGACCGGGCTGGTGAAAAATCGAAGTGGCGTACCATTCCAGCTGTTCAAGCTGTTGCAGCGCCAGGGCAGTCTGCCAGCTGTGCTGGGTCCCAGGATGGAAAACGGCAACCGACATTGCCAGCGATGGCTAGCAGGGCGCCGCCCGCGGTGCATCCCGAAAGTGCATTGCCCCAAGCGACAATAACTGTTTTCCTACACGAACCAAAATGGTTATATAACGCGCTCCCATTCACCAGGGAGTACCTGATGCCCACCCCGATCCTATCCCCCAGCGGCTATGCGGCGACCCGTGCGGTGGCCTTTGCCGATGCTGAAGGCAATGCCGTGCTGGCCAGCGGCAGCATGCCGCTGCCTGTAACGCTCGGCGCCGATCCGACTGTTCCTTTGGCCGGAACGACGGCGGTCAGCGGCACCTTCGGTCCCTATCAGCCGGCGCTTGGCCGCGAAGCCATGCTGACCCTGGCCGGGACCTGGTCGGGAACGGTCCGGGTCCTGCGATCGACCGATGGCGGCACCACCAAGCTGCCGTTGACCATTGCCGGCGCGGCCTGGGCGCAGTTCACGGCCAATTGCTGCGAGCCGATCTGGGCAGAGACCGAGGCCGCCGCCCGGCTCTGGATTGAGGTGACGCTCGCGAGCGGTTCACTGACCTACAGGCTGGCCCAATGAGCGCCGATCTGATCGCGCGCGGCCTTGCCAGCCGCGCCGCCGCGTCGGCCAGGTCGCCTAACACCCAGGCGCTGATCCTGGCGATCCGCAACTGGGGCGCTTTCGCCGCGCCGAGCCATCGGCTGGCTACAACCGATCTGCCAGCCGTAACGATTGGGGCTGCCGGAGCCGCTTCGACCATCAACGCTCAGACCGCCGGCGGGGCGACCGTACCGCGGTTCGACAGCCGTCTGACCTATGTCGCCGGGCCGACCCGGCAGGCGGGAACGACCTTTCCGCTGAACGGCTATGCGGTTTCGCGAAGTGGCTATTGCGGCGCGCTCAATGCGCTGGGCGATCCATTCTTCGGCACCCAGTACCATGCGTACGAATTCGTCCATACCGGCTCCCAGTTCGAAGTGCCGGTGACCGGGCACGGTGCCAATTCGCTCTACAATCTGCGCTTGGTGGTCGATGATGCCGTGGCGGCAACGGCGGCCGTGCCTTCGGGCAATGGCAACCTTTACTTCGTCAAATTCGTGTTCGGCGCCAGTCGGGCGCGGCGCATCCGGATTGAGACCGCTGCGGTCCCGACCAATGGCGTCAACGTGATTAGCGCCAGCGAAGTCAGCTCGGTGGCGCGCGCCTATCCGCTGGTCACCATCATCGGTGACAGCTTTGTTGAGCCGACCGGCGCCGATTTCTCGGCCAATGGCGAGGCTGCCCTGGCCGCGCGCCTGCTGGGTCTGCGCGGGGCCATCGCCGGGGTCGGTGGGACCGGCTTGATCAACCCGGGCGGCAACAATTCAGCCGGCTTCCCGAAGGTCAATTTCTGTGACCCGACCCGGATGACCGACCTTACCTTGGCCGGGGTGATCGATGCCCAGACCGGCAGCACGCTCAGCCCGGCGCTCGGCGTGGTCATGTCCAGTGTCAACGACGGTGCCGCCAATGGCTTTGCCAGCGTCGCCGGGGCGACATCGTTCGAGGATGCGGTGACGCGCCAGGCGTTCAAGCTGATCGATGCCTGGCGCAGCACCAATCCCGGCAAGCCGCTGGTCTTCTTCGGTCCGACCTGGCCCAACGCCACCCCGACGCTCGATATCTTCCGTCAGCGCGACGCCGTGCAGCGGGCGGTGCAGGGCGCAGGTGGTGCCCGTGCGAACGTATGGTTTATCGACCGGCTCGGGCCCTCGGCGATCCTGCGTCACGGCGCGGTCGATACACTGGCCACCACCGGCACCACTACCAGCGGCAGCGCCACGCTGACCGCGCTGGCCTCGACCGCGGGCGTCGTTGCCCAGTCCGGCATTTCTGGGCCCGGCATCCCCGAAGGTGCAGTGGTGCTGACTGTGGTGTCTTCGACCTCGGTCACGATCAGTCACCCTTGCACGGCTTCCGGCACGGTGGTTGCGATCCGGTTCCGCAACAATCAGTCGGCACTCTATACCTCGCTGGTGGCCGGCGACACCACGCACCCCTCGCCGGCCGGGCACGAGTATGATGCGTTCTGGATCGCGGCCGAACTGCGCCGTCTGATCCTCAACGAATTCGCCTGACCCGGGAGACCCGCCTGCCAATCACGATTGCTTTGTGCTGCGCTGCGGGGGGTAGACAGCCCTGTGCGCTTGCCAAGCGGCGCTCGTAAGGTATTCCACCTAAAGGGCACCGGGGGTTGCGGCGCGAGCGCATGAAATACAAGACCAAGCCGCAGGTGGCGTTACTGTTTGCGCAGTTCGCTGCCTATCACATCGATCGCTGCGAAGCCGTTGCCCGGCGGCTGGGCGATCGCTGCGATGTGCTGGCGGTGGAGGTAGCGACAAGCTCGGCCACCTATGCTTGGGAGCCTTCCGGACCGACGGCCCATGCGCGCAAGCTGACGCTGTTCCCCGGCCGTTCGTTCGACGAGGTCCCGTCACTGCCGCGGTTCTGGGCTGCCTTGCGCGCACTGCGGGGATGCCGCGCGGTGTTTATCGGCATCGGTTACAACGAACCCGCGGTGATCCTGTTGTCCTGGGCCTTGCGCTTGCTGGGTGTCCAGGTCTTCGCCTTCAACGATTCCAAGTTCGACGACAAGCCGCGGAGGGCTGGCTTCGAACTGTTCAAGCTATTCGTGCTCCAGGCCTATTCGGGTGCAATTGTGGCCGGTCCCCGCCACCGCGATTACTTTCGCTTCCTGGGCTTTCGGCGTCGCCGCTTGCTGCTTGGTTATGACACCGTCAGCGTCGACCGGATCCGGGGCTTGGCCGGCGACACCGGCCCTGACTTTGCCGCGCGGCCGCTCGTTTTCGTTGGACGGTTCGTGGCAAAGAAGAACCTGCAGCTGCTGATCGAGGGCTATGCCGCCTATGCCAAAGCGGCCGGACCCACGGCCCGCAAGCTGGTTCTGGCGGGTTCCGGTGCGGAGGAGGCGGCCCTGCGCAAGCAGGTCGATGCGCATGGATTGGCCGGGCAGGTCGAGTTTACGGGATTCCTCAAGGCTGACGAGGTCGCCCGCCTGATGGCCCGGGCGCTTGCCCTCATTCTGCCCAGTTCGGAAGAGCAATGGGGCCTGGTGGTCAACGAAGCACTTGCGGTCGGCGTGCCGGTCATCCTGTCGACCCAGGCGGGTTCGCGCGATGCGCTGGTTCGCAATCTGATCAACGGTTTCCTTGTCGAGCCAAACTCGGCCGAAGGCATTGCCGCCGCGATTCTGGCGCTTGACCGCGACGAGCAGACCTGGCGGCGCCTATCGGAAGCGGCGCGGGCGCGGGCGTGGCTGGGCGATGCGGAACGCACTGCCGAAGCGGTTGACGCGATGCTTTTCCCGGCCAATTCGGCGGCCATTGCCGCCGTTGCGAGGTATGAGGCCGGCCTGACTGCGGTTGACGGACAAGCCTGATGGCCACCGTCCAGCTTCTTTCCGGCCAGCGCATCGGCCTCCTTACTGCCTCGGCCTCGCGGCTGGGGGGCGGGGTGTTCGAGGCGGTCGTGATCCAGTCTGATCTGATCCGGCGGCTGGGCGGCGAACCGGTCGTGGTGGCGCTGGCTGACCGGTTCAGCGCGGAGGATCGCCCACGGTTCGGTGCCAGCGAGGTGATCCACGTTCCGCTCCGCGGGCCAGCCCAGATCGGCTTTGCGCCGACCTTGGTCGATGCGCTGCTGACGGCGCGGCTCGATTGCCTGCACCTTCACGGCATCTGGATGTATCCGTCGCACGCCGCACGGCGCTGGCGGGAAAAGACCGGGCGCGCCAGCCTTATCTCGCCGCACGGGATGCTCGATCCCTGGATCACCGCGCGAGGGCGCTGGAAAAAGGCGCTCGCGCGGCATGGCTATGAGCGGGCCGGCTGGCGCGCTGCAAGCGCCTTCCACGCTTTGACCAGGCGCGAAGCAGCAGACATTGCGCGCGAAAGTGGCCGGCACGACAGCCTCATCATCGCCAACGCTGGCCCGCCGATCAGCGTCTCGATCACGCAGGCCCGAGCGCCGCGCCTGCTGTATCTCGGCCGGATCCATCCCAAGAAGAACCTCGCGCCCCTGATCGCTGCCTGGCGCGACCTCGCGGCTGCGGACGCTTTGCCTGCCGATGCCCGGCTGACGCTGGCGGGCTGGGGCGAACCGGGCGATGTCGCCGCGCTCGAAGCAATGCTGCGCGATGCTCCGCCATCCGTGCGGTTCGTCGGACCATGCTTCGGAGCGGACAAAGCGCGTGCACTGGCCGAGTCTCGGTTCCTCGTCCTGCCCTCGCTTAGCGAAGGGCTGCCGATGACGCTGCTGGAGGCCTGGGCAGCGGGCACGCCGACGCTTCAGTCCAGCGAGTGCAATCTGCCAGAAGGCATCACGGCGGGCGCAGCGATTGATTGCGGGGTGGAGCCGGCGTCGATCAAGGCTGCGCTGGCCAGGGCGCTGGCCATGCCCGATGGCGAATGGCTGACCATGGCCCAAGCGGCCCAGGGGCTTGTCAGCGGGCCGTTTTCGGGCGAACGGGTGGCGCAGCAATGGGGTGAGGCCTATGCCCGCCTGATCGCCGAACCGGGAAGCCCACGATGACCCCGCTCGATGCCCGCCAGTCCAAGCCGCTTGAGGGCGGTGCCAGCTTCTCGCTGGGGAACCGGCTGCTGCGGGTGTGCTGGGGGCTCGCCTGGCTGCTGTTGGCGCGCTTTACGCCGGCTCCGCTGCATGGCTGGCGGCGGCTGGTGTTGCGGGCGTTCGGGGCCAGGGTCGGACGCGGTGCGCGGGTCCA comes from Novosphingobium ginsenosidimutans and encodes:
- a CDS encoding O-antigen polymerase codes for the protein MYEVALIFTVISFLWIGFVYVRSSLFSVYHPLTFYLAFHGIVFVFRPVLAYFMDYRLIYQVYQFTPTMADKTTALVATNLGMLVFVLACWWFGNAPMQFKTDRVALGEREMLKPTFWWMVAILAPIGLYSLYEVWNTAISTGGAYTNIIRDYRTGKAYNVGTSGYLIEAQLVLAGITVILAWLMRFRLIWLAPFALFALYRLGLGGRGPFITALISVGLFYLYDRQRKNLPVWIFIAAPVLLGVFTTVGNDRGESIRRVIGDDQSSEVFGQTREERFLEGMDFGNLEYMEYLVYVVPQRSGTYGYFNGVAQLFTEPVPRAIWPDKPNGAPFERINMFDYGLPVGMTRSLPGEGWFSLGWLGVVIWCGFWGWALGVIYRRFAEGEQSAFQVSAYLVFLPVLIVAFRDGQIVTVFRQCLFYLAPVVLWHFAARGVGVPPLAKIRAGLAAKAAARTTGELAALTGTGPADWNGLPPAVRRRRAALHKSTGPDA
- a CDS encoding glycosyltransferase family 4 protein; its protein translation is MSVAVFHPGTQHSWQTALALQQLEQLEWYATSIFHQPGRWPYRLERIAPEPLAARLRAEFGRFAHPGLDPALVRTGGLAEWFERIANRAGWRLLAQRIDAFGNRRFVAQIAAAISADKPFALWGYNGSSSRPFELAKLHGRTCILDRTIGDFRVFNAAMDGLQDRYGEWFLPSERGYSASHIAADQQEYELADAILVGSEAAAATIRQHAPGQAAKLRVLPYCYDERLFASQPAPQPLRPDEPLRLLFVGQLSPRKGVHHLLEAFAMLPPGAATLTMVGDLRVPRQVFARYADRITYIPQVARHQVPAIMAQHHLLVFPSYFEGSALTLLEALASGLGIIQTRASGNGAGPETGLVLDRIDTPSLHAALLQALDDRDLVNRWRAAAQTAAQGYTFARYRANIAALLAEMGLA
- a CDS encoding glycosyltransferase translates to MKYKTKPQVALLFAQFAAYHIDRCEAVARRLGDRCDVLAVEVATSSATYAWEPSGPTAHARKLTLFPGRSFDEVPSLPRFWAALRALRGCRAVFIGIGYNEPAVILLSWALRLLGVQVFAFNDSKFDDKPRRAGFELFKLFVLQAYSGAIVAGPRHRDYFRFLGFRRRRLLLGYDTVSVDRIRGLAGDTGPDFAARPLVFVGRFVAKKNLQLLIEGYAAYAKAAGPTARKLVLAGSGAEEAALRKQVDAHGLAGQVEFTGFLKADEVARLMARALALILPSSEEQWGLVVNEALAVGVPVILSTQAGSRDALVRNLINGFLVEPNSAEGIAAAILALDRDEQTWRRLSEAARARAWLGDAERTAEAVDAMLFPANSAAIAAVARYEAGLTAVDGQA
- a CDS encoding glycosyltransferase; translated protein: MATVQLLSGQRIGLLTASASRLGGGVFEAVVIQSDLIRRLGGEPVVVALADRFSAEDRPRFGASEVIHVPLRGPAQIGFAPTLVDALLTARLDCLHLHGIWMYPSHAARRWREKTGRASLISPHGMLDPWITARGRWKKALARHGYERAGWRAASAFHALTRREAADIARESGRHDSLIIANAGPPISVSITQARAPRLLYLGRIHPKKNLAPLIAAWRDLAAADALPADARLTLAGWGEPGDVAALEAMLRDAPPSVRFVGPCFGADKARALAESRFLVLPSLSEGLPMTLLEAWAAGTPTLQSSECNLPEGITAGAAIDCGVEPASIKAALARALAMPDGEWLTMAQAAQGLVSGPFSGERVAQQWGEAYARLIAEPGSPR